One part of the Salinivirga cyanobacteriivorans genome encodes these proteins:
- the thpR gene encoding RNA 2',3'-cyclic phosphodiesterase has protein sequence MPQSKTRCFVSLTLPRIIIDDIVKLQYRIKQAGLIGGKYTAPDNIHLTLKFLGEITYQQIDWVDRALSQISLEPFNVKLGEAGVFSKRHIRIIWMHLLGANEIQKKVDEALSQLFKPEERFMSHITMARVKYLKVEKEKVLQFLEQISSSTQPERIDTFTLKKSTLTPSGPIYETLKKYSAS, from the coding sequence ATGCCCCAGTCAAAGACACGATGTTTCGTTTCATTGACACTTCCTCGCATCATTATTGACGACATTGTAAAACTGCAATATCGAATTAAACAAGCCGGCTTAATTGGAGGAAAGTATACTGCCCCGGATAATATCCATCTTACCCTGAAATTCCTTGGTGAAATTACCTATCAGCAGATAGATTGGGTTGACCGGGCTTTGAGTCAGATTAGTTTAGAGCCATTTAATGTAAAACTGGGAGAGGCCGGAGTTTTTAGCAAACGGCACATCAGAATCATCTGGATGCATTTACTGGGAGCCAACGAAATACAAAAAAAGGTTGATGAGGCGCTAAGCCAACTGTTCAAACCAGAAGAACGGTTTATGAGCCACATTACAATGGCAAGAGTCAAGTATTTGAAGGTCGAAAAAGAAAAAGTACTTCAGTTTTTAGAGCAAATATCCAGTAGCACTCAACCTGAGCGTATTGATACATTCACATTAAAAAAGTCAACACTTACCCCCAGCGGTCCAATCTATGAAACCCTGAAAAAATACAGTGCCAGTTGA